A stretch of the bacterium SCSIO 12827 genome encodes the following:
- the ispH gene encoding 4-hydroxy-3-methylbut-2-enyl diphosphate reductase — MTKNLKILLASPRGFCAGVERAIEIVERALEIHGPPVYVRHEIVHNKHVVESLRAKGAVFVEEVSDVPDGAVTIFSAHGVAEKVEIEANDRGLPVIDATCPLVSKVHKEGQNHAQKGREVILIGHAGHPEVEGTQGRIPGGVHLVQTPEDVAHLQVKDPKALSYVTQTTLSVDETRDTINALKNRFPAIVGPDVKDICYATQNRQQAVRELCTKVDLLLVVGAKNSSNSNRLREIGGEIGVPAYLIDDASMLDPKWLDGVATVGITAGASAPEELVQELIRRLGEFGNTQVEELKGVQENIVFKLPRELNDGTGPHAGA; from the coding sequence ATGACCAAAAACCTGAAGATCCTGCTCGCCAGCCCGCGCGGTTTCTGCGCCGGGGTGGAGCGCGCCATCGAAATCGTTGAACGGGCCCTGGAAATCCACGGACCGCCCGTCTACGTCCGCCACGAGATCGTGCACAACAAGCACGTCGTCGAATCTCTGCGCGCCAAGGGTGCCGTGTTCGTCGAAGAAGTGTCCGACGTGCCCGACGGCGCCGTCACTATCTTTTCCGCCCACGGCGTCGCGGAAAAGGTCGAGATCGAGGCCAACGACCGCGGCTTGCCCGTGATCGACGCGACCTGCCCGCTGGTCTCCAAGGTCCATAAGGAAGGCCAGAACCATGCGCAGAAAGGCCGCGAAGTCATTCTGATTGGTCATGCGGGTCATCCCGAGGTTGAAGGCACCCAGGGCCGTATTCCCGGTGGTGTCCACTTGGTGCAGACCCCGGAAGACGTGGCCCATCTCCAGGTCAAGGATCCGAAGGCGCTGTCTTACGTGACGCAGACGACCCTCAGCGTCGATGAAACCCGCGATACCATCAACGCCCTGAAAAACCGCTTCCCGGCCATCGTCGGCCCGGACGTGAAAGACATCTGCTACGCCACCCAGAACCGTCAGCAGGCGGTGCGTGAGTTGTGTACCAAAGTCGATCTGCTGCTTGTGGTCGGGGCCAAGAATTCGTCGAACTCCAACCGCCTGCGCGAAATCGGCGGCGAGATCGGCGTGCCCGCCTATCTGATCGACGACGCCAGCATGCTCGACCCCAAATGGCTCGACGGCGTGGCCACGGTCGGCATCACCGCCGGTGCTTCGGCGCCCGAGGAACTGGTGCAGGAATTGATCCGCCGTCTCGGCGAATTCGGCAACACCCAGGTCGAAGAACTGA